The following proteins come from a genomic window of Paramicrobacterium humi:
- a CDS encoding FAD-binding dehydrogenase: MPHSRYDAVVVGAGLSGLVAAAELADAGRSVAVLDQEPAASLGGQAWWSFGGLFLVDSPEQRRMGIADSVELAWQDWQGTAGFDREEDAWAERWARAYVDFAAGEKRSWLREQGVSFFPVVGWAERGAGAAFGHGNSVPRFHITWGTGPGVLAPFIRRVTAAQDAGRLALLHRHRVDDLIVTDGRVTGVRGAVLTPDAVPRGVPSSRDEDAPFEIAADAVVMATGGIGGNPELVRENWPERLGPAPERMLTGVPAHVDGRGIGIASAAGGRVVNADRMWHYTEGIENWSPVWPAHGIRILPGPSSLWLDPTGRRLPAPLFPGFDTLGTLAHLTRAGFDHSWFVLTQKIIEKEFALSGSEQNPDLTGKDVRMLLSRVLPGAPAPVEAFKRHGADFVVADTLDELLAGMTALSEPGVLDTARVRDEIVWRDRELDNGFGKDAQLTEVRGARAYRGDKLIRVASPHRLLDPKAGPLIAVKLHLLTRKTLGGLQTDLSGRVLDLAGAPVPGLYAAGEAAGFGGGGVHGYRSLEGTFLGGCLFTGLTIGRSLVAESR; the protein is encoded by the coding sequence ATGCCCCACTCGCGCTACGACGCCGTTGTCGTCGGCGCCGGCCTCTCCGGTCTCGTCGCCGCCGCTGAACTGGCCGACGCGGGCCGCAGCGTCGCCGTTCTCGACCAGGAGCCGGCGGCCTCCCTCGGCGGTCAGGCGTGGTGGTCCTTCGGCGGACTGTTCCTCGTCGACTCCCCCGAGCAGCGTCGCATGGGCATCGCCGACAGCGTCGAGCTGGCGTGGCAGGACTGGCAGGGCACCGCGGGATTCGACCGCGAGGAGGACGCGTGGGCAGAGCGTTGGGCGCGCGCCTACGTCGACTTCGCCGCGGGCGAGAAGCGGTCGTGGCTGCGGGAGCAGGGCGTGAGTTTCTTCCCCGTCGTGGGTTGGGCGGAGCGCGGGGCGGGCGCCGCGTTCGGGCACGGGAACTCGGTGCCGCGCTTCCACATCACGTGGGGCACCGGGCCGGGAGTCCTCGCACCCTTCATCCGTCGTGTGACGGCTGCTCAGGATGCCGGAAGGCTCGCGCTCCTTCACCGGCACCGCGTCGACGACCTCATCGTGACGGATGGCAGGGTCACGGGCGTGCGCGGCGCCGTGCTGACGCCCGATGCGGTGCCGCGCGGGGTGCCGAGCTCACGCGACGAGGACGCGCCGTTCGAGATCGCCGCCGACGCTGTCGTCATGGCGACCGGCGGCATCGGCGGCAATCCTGAGCTGGTCCGCGAGAACTGGCCAGAGAGGCTCGGCCCCGCGCCCGAGCGGATGCTCACCGGGGTCCCCGCCCACGTCGACGGACGCGGCATCGGCATCGCATCCGCCGCGGGAGGTCGCGTCGTCAACGCGGACCGCATGTGGCACTACACCGAGGGCATCGAGAACTGGTCTCCCGTCTGGCCCGCGCACGGGATCCGCATCCTGCCGGGGCCCTCCTCGCTCTGGCTCGACCCCACGGGCAGACGACTGCCCGCTCCCCTGTTCCCCGGCTTCGACACCCTCGGCACCCTCGCGCACCTCACGCGAGCCGGTTTCGACCACTCCTGGTTCGTGCTCACGCAGAAGATCATCGAGAAGGAGTTCGCGCTCTCCGGCAGCGAGCAGAACCCCGACCTGACCGGCAAGGACGTTCGGATGCTGCTCAGCCGCGTGCTGCCGGGCGCACCTGCACCCGTTGAAGCGTTCAAGCGGCACGGGGCCGATTTCGTCGTCGCCGACACGCTCGACGAGCTGCTCGCGGGCATGACGGCGCTCTCGGAGCCGGGTGTGCTCGACACCGCTCGAGTGCGCGATGAGATCGTCTGGCGTGATCGCGAGCTCGACAACGGCTTCGGCAAGGACGCCCAGCTCACGGAGGTGCGCGGCGCGCGGGCCTATCGCGGCGACAAGCTCATCCGGGTCGCGAGCCCGCACAGGCTCCTCGATCCGAAAGCGGGGCCGCTCATCGCCGTCAAGCTCCACCTGCTCACCCGCAAGACGCTCGGCGGCCTGCAGACCGACTTGTCCGGCCGCGTCCTCGATCTTGCCGGCGCGCCCGTTCCCGGCCTGTACGCGGCCGGCGAGGCGGCCGGCTTCGGCGGCGGAGGCGTGCACGGCTATCGTTCGCTCGAGGGCACGTTCCTCGGCGGCTGCCTGTTCACGGGGCTCACGATCGGTCGCAGCCTCGTCGCCGAATCCCGGTGA
- a CDS encoding globin, whose product MTDAVAVSFYEEVGGHATFDKLVTEFYKGVAADPVLTAMYPEEDLGPAADRLRLFLEQYWGGPTTYSETRGHPRLRMRHVPYKVNPDARDRWLAHMRAAVDALGLSPMHEATLWDYFERSAHALVNTFEE is encoded by the coding sequence ATGACCGACGCCGTCGCCGTCAGCTTCTACGAGGAGGTCGGCGGTCACGCGACCTTCGACAAGCTCGTGACCGAGTTCTACAAGGGCGTCGCCGCCGATCCGGTGCTCACCGCGATGTACCCGGAGGAGGACCTCGGGCCCGCTGCCGACCGGCTGCGGCTGTTCCTGGAGCAGTACTGGGGCGGTCCGACCACGTACAGCGAGACTCGTGGGCACCCGCGCCTGCGGATGCGGCACGTTCCCTACAAGGTCAACCCCGACGCACGCGACCGCTGGCTCGCCCACATGCGCGCCGCCGTCGACGCTCTCGGCCTTTCACCGATGCACGAGGCGACACTGTGGGACTATTTTGAGAGGTCAGCCCACGCGCTGGTGAACACCTTCGAGGAGTGA